One Maribacter dokdonensis DSW-8 genomic region harbors:
- a CDS encoding thioredoxin family protein has protein sequence MKSFLFLALAFVVTISNAQDVKWITWDEAAQLTATEENPKKVFIDVYTDWCGWCKKMDKDTFQNPEVAAYMQENYYMVKFDGEGKEPIEYKGKTYKFVPSGRKGYHEFAAALMQGRLSYPTTIFLDEELNMLSPVPGYQKPEPFMEIARYFGDDIYKEKDWKVYAGQAGK, from the coding sequence ATGAAATCATTTTTGTTCTTAGCCCTTGCCTTTGTTGTAACCATTAGTAATGCACAAGATGTTAAATGGATTACTTGGGATGAAGCAGCCCAGCTGACCGCTACGGAAGAAAACCCAAAGAAAGTATTCATTGATGTGTACACAGATTGGTGTGGGTGGTGTAAAAAAATGGACAAAGACACCTTTCAAAACCCAGAAGTTGCTGCGTACATGCAGGAAAACTACTATATGGTAAAATTCGATGGAGAAGGAAAAGAACCTATTGAGTATAAAGGTAAGACGTACAAATTTGTACCATCTGGAAGAAAAGGATATCATGAGTTTGCCGCAGCATTAATGCAGGGTCGTCTTAGTTATCCAACAACCATTTTCTTGGATGAAGAATTGAATATGCTTTCACCAGTACCAGGATACCAGAAACCTGAGCCATTTATGGAAATAGCTCGTTATTTTGGTGATGACATATATAAAGAAAAGGATTGGAAAGTATACGCCGGCCAAGCCGGAAAGTAA
- a CDS encoding TonB-dependent receptor domain-containing protein, whose amino-acid sequence MKLKEFSYLLLLLVSFPVFGQLTISGQVTDVEGNPVPDAEMYIKELERLEITNNEGAFLIENLTAGTYTIVVFAYEFEIIEQDVTINGNTEFNPVMNPLKVQNLSEVVITQKRQEIFALKQLKKVDGTAIYAGKKNEVVLLDGITGNLAANNPRQIYSQVVGLNIYDNGDAGLQLNIGGRGLDPNRTANFNTRQNGYDISADVLGYPESYYTPPAEALEEIQVVRGAASLQYGTQFGGLVNFKFKQPNSSKKIEWTSRQTLGSYNLKTSFNSLSGTVGKFSYYTYFNYKEGNSFRPNSDYNSRNYFAHVGYQFSDKTKVTVETTFLNYLAKQPGGLTDAQFIEDPTFSNRERNWFDVDWKLFSVRLDHKFSSKTDFSLNVFGLDASRSALGFRTNRVSQPDDPEEPRELLIDNFQNWGAEARLLTRYKLGDTESTLLIGSKIYSTDNDQRQGPGTSAANADFNFADDEFPNYERQSQFNFPNSNLAFFGENIFNISPKLTLTPGFRLEHIKTESIGSYKNIVLDLAGNPLLNEEVEDNREFDRTFLLLGLGATYKLNSSVEFYGNFSQNYRSVTFSDIRVVNPSFQVDENISDEDGFTADIGFRGRHKNVLSYDVSAFSLLYDNRLGEILKSDTQTNALGEEVETGSIVRFRGNIGTAFMFGLESFANWSVKETFFSASDKLKLNYFMNLALTNSEYLSSEETNVEGNKVEFIPDVNLKTGLNFGYGNILGSLQYTYLSSQFTDATNALQDVNDNQRGIEGEIPAYDILDFSLSYVYKNWKLETGINNVLDNSYFTRRATGYPGPGIIPSEPRTFYATLQFKL is encoded by the coding sequence ATGAAATTAAAGGAATTTAGTTATTTACTTTTATTATTAGTATCATTTCCGGTATTTGGTCAACTCACTATTTCTGGTCAAGTAACAGATGTAGAAGGGAATCCTGTTCCAGATGCCGAAATGTATATCAAAGAATTAGAGCGCTTGGAAATCACCAATAATGAAGGTGCGTTTTTAATAGAGAACTTAACGGCAGGAACCTATACTATTGTAGTTTTCGCTTACGAGTTTGAAATTATAGAACAAGATGTAACTATCAATGGCAATACCGAATTCAACCCTGTCATGAATCCTTTGAAGGTTCAGAACTTATCAGAGGTGGTAATAACCCAAAAACGCCAAGAAATTTTTGCCCTAAAACAGTTGAAGAAAGTAGATGGTACTGCCATATACGCCGGTAAAAAAAATGAGGTTGTTTTATTAGACGGTATTACGGGTAATTTGGCGGCCAATAATCCCAGACAAATTTATAGTCAAGTCGTAGGTTTAAATATATACGATAATGGAGATGCAGGGTTACAACTTAATATTGGAGGTAGAGGTCTTGATCCCAATAGAACGGCAAATTTTAATACAAGACAGAACGGCTATGATATTAGTGCAGATGTTTTAGGGTACCCAGAAAGTTATTATACACCACCTGCAGAAGCTTTAGAAGAAATTCAAGTGGTTAGGGGGGCAGCTTCTTTACAGTATGGAACGCAATTTGGCGGCTTGGTCAATTTTAAATTTAAGCAGCCAAATTCCAGTAAGAAAATAGAGTGGACCAGTAGACAGACTTTAGGGTCTTACAATCTAAAAACATCTTTCAATAGTTTAAGTGGTACAGTTGGTAAGTTCAGTTATTACACCTATTTCAATTATAAGGAGGGAAATAGTTTTAGACCAAATTCAGATTATAACAGTAGAAATTATTTTGCGCATGTGGGCTATCAATTTTCGGACAAAACCAAGGTAACTGTAGAAACCACTTTTTTAAATTATTTAGCCAAACAACCTGGCGGTCTTACAGATGCTCAATTTATTGAGGACCCAACGTTTAGTAATAGGGAAAGAAACTGGTTTGATGTAGATTGGAAATTATTTTCAGTTCGTCTAGATCATAAATTCTCTTCAAAAACGGATTTTAGTTTAAATGTTTTTGGATTGGATGCTTCTAGAAGTGCACTTGGTTTTCGAACTAACAGAGTATCACAACCAGATGACCCTGAGGAGCCAAGGGAATTATTGATCGATAATTTTCAAAACTGGGGTGCAGAGGCAAGATTATTAACAAGATATAAGTTAGGTGATACTGAATCTACATTATTGATCGGGTCAAAAATCTATAGTACGGACAATGATCAAAGGCAAGGTCCGGGGACATCGGCGGCGAATGCAGATTTTAACTTTGCAGATGATGAGTTTCCCAATTATGAAAGACAATCTCAATTTAATTTTCCCAATTCTAATTTGGCTTTTTTTGGAGAAAATATCTTTAATATAAGTCCTAAATTAACTTTAACACCTGGTTTTAGGTTAGAGCATATTAAAACGGAAAGTATTGGTAGTTATAAGAATATTGTACTTGATTTGGCTGGTAATCCACTCTTAAATGAGGAAGTGGAAGATAACAGGGAATTTGATAGAACTTTCTTGTTGTTAGGATTGGGTGCTACTTATAAATTGAATTCTAGTGTTGAGTTCTACGGCAATTTTTCTCAAAACTATAGGTCGGTAACATTTAGCGATATCAGGGTGGTCAACCCTTCTTTTCAAGTAGATGAAAATATCTCTGATGAAGATGGCTTTACGGCAGATATAGGTTTTCGCGGTAGACATAAAAATGTATTGTCTTATGACGTAAGTGCGTTCAGCTTGTTATATGATAATAGATTAGGTGAGATTTTAAAAAGTGATACACAAACCAATGCCTTGGGAGAAGAAGTAGAAACGGGTAGTATAGTTCGGTTCAGGGGTAATATTGGTACCGCTTTTATGTTTGGTTTGGAAAGTTTTGCCAATTGGAGCGTAAAAGAAACTTTCTTTTCGGCTAGTGATAAGTTAAAACTGAATTATTTCATGAATTTGGCCTTGACCAATTCTGAGTATTTGTCTTCGGAAGAAACCAATGTAGAAGGTAACAAAGTGGAATTTATACCAGATGTAAATTTAAAGACCGGTCTTAATTTTGGCTATGGTAATATATTGGGTAGTTTACAATATACCTATTTGTCAAGTCAGTTTACAGATGCTACCAATGCTTTGCAAGATGTTAACGACAATCAACGTGGTATAGAAGGGGAAATTCCGGCGTATGATATTTTAGATTTTTCTCTATCATATGTCTATAAAAATTGGAAGTTGGAAACCGGTATAAATAATGTTTTGGACAATAGTTATTTTACCAGAAGGGCAACTGGTTATCCGGGTCCGGGTATCATACCTTCAGAGCCTAGAACCTTTTATGCAACCTTACAATTTAAGCTATAA
- the guaB gene encoding IMP dehydrogenase has protein sequence MQAHQNKILGEGLTYDDVLLVPAYSEVLPREVSIQTKFTRNITINVPIISAAMDTVTESRMAIAMAQEGGIGVLHKNMTIEQQAMKVRKVKRAESGMILDPVTLPLDSTVKDAKASMKEFSIGGIPIVDADGKLLGIVTNRDLRFEKNNDRPISEVMTSKNLVTADEGTSLSEAEDILQQHKIEKLPVVSKDNTLLGLITFRDITKLTQKPIANKDQYGRLRVAAALGVTGDAVDRAEALVNAGVDAVIIDTAHGHTKGVVEVLKAVKKKFPKLDVIVGNIATGEAAKYLVEAGADAVKVGIGPGSICTTRVVAGVGFPQFSAVLEVSAAIKGSGVPVIADGGIRYTGDIPKAIAAGADTVMLGSLLAGTKESPGETIIYEGRKFKSYRGMGSVEAMKQGSKDRYFQDVEDDIKKLVPEGIVGRVPYKGELYESIHQFVGGLRAGMGYCGAKDIATLQDTGRFVKITASGINESHPHDVTITKESPNYSR, from the coding sequence ATGCAAGCCCACCAAAACAAAATTCTAGGAGAAGGTCTAACATACGATGACGTATTATTAGTACCTGCTTATTCTGAAGTGCTTCCAAGAGAAGTAAGTATTCAGACAAAATTTACTCGAAACATTACGATCAATGTACCTATCATCTCTGCTGCGATGGATACGGTTACCGAATCTAGAATGGCAATTGCCATGGCTCAAGAAGGTGGTATTGGTGTTTTGCACAAGAATATGACTATTGAGCAACAAGCCATGAAGGTAAGAAAGGTTAAGAGAGCTGAGAGTGGTATGATCTTGGATCCTGTTACCTTGCCATTAGATTCTACGGTGAAAGATGCCAAGGCAAGTATGAAAGAGTTTAGCATAGGTGGTATTCCCATTGTGGATGCAGATGGAAAACTTTTGGGTATTGTTACCAATAGAGATTTACGTTTCGAAAAAAATAACGACAGACCAATTTCTGAGGTTATGACTTCAAAGAATTTGGTTACCGCAGATGAGGGTACCTCTTTATCCGAAGCGGAAGATATTTTGCAACAACATAAAATTGAAAAGTTACCTGTAGTATCAAAAGATAATACCCTATTAGGGCTAATTACTTTTAGGGATATTACAAAGTTGACTCAAAAACCAATCGCCAATAAAGATCAATATGGTCGTTTACGTGTAGCTGCGGCATTAGGAGTTACTGGCGATGCTGTTGATAGGGCAGAAGCTTTGGTAAATGCAGGTGTAGATGCGGTCATTATAGATACGGCACACGGTCATACCAAGGGGGTGGTTGAAGTATTGAAAGCGGTAAAGAAGAAGTTTCCAAAGTTAGATGTTATTGTAGGTAATATAGCAACAGGTGAGGCTGCCAAGTATTTGGTTGAAGCCGGTGCAGATGCCGTAAAGGTAGGTATAGGACCAGGTTCTATTTGTACTACTAGGGTAGTTGCAGGTGTTGGTTTTCCTCAATTTTCTGCGGTATTAGAAGTATCTGCCGCTATTAAAGGTTCTGGAGTTCCGGTCATTGCTGACGGTGGTATTCGTTATACAGGTGATATTCCAAAGGCTATTGCTGCCGGTGCGGATACGGTGATGCTAGGATCGCTTTTAGCAGGTACCAAAGAATCACCGGGTGAAACCATTATCTATGAAGGTAGAAAGTTCAAGTCTTACCGTGGTATGGGTTCTGTTGAGGCCATGAAACAAGGTAGTAAAGATCGATACTTTCAAGATGTGGAAGACGATATTAAAAAATTGGTGCCGGAAGGTATTGTAGGGCGTGTACCTTATAAAGGAGAGCTTTATGAAAGTATACATCAATTTGTTGGCGGATTACGTGCAGGTATGGGGTACTGTGGTGCAAAAGACATAGCAACATTACAAGACACGGGTAGATTCGTAAAAATTACGGCTAGTGGTATTAATGAAAGCCACCCACATGATGTAACCATTACTAAAGAGAGTCCTAACTATAGTAGATAG
- a CDS encoding M1 family metallopeptidase: MRTLIYLGLVLSILCSCKNEQHSTTTLKAGVPEEMAMYRSSQISDVHYNLSFNIPAELKEPIPSQLELNFNVEQLQEPVILDFKEETSKIKSISINGKNATILHKQEHIILPKEHLITGKNTVTIAFIAGELSLNRNEDYLYTLLVPDRARTLFPCFDQPNIKARYTLNITAPKDWQVLCGTKEINSTSKGDYIEHKFDTSDQMSTYLFSFVAGKFKSVSKKPDNMEMSMLYRETDTTKIQYSLDSIFDLHQQSLSFLEDYTSYPFPFQKMDYAAIPGFQYGGMEHVGAIQYRESSLFLDEGVTANKKLSRAKLIAHETSHMWFGDLVTMNWFNDVWMKEVFANFMSDKIMNPAFPNIDHQLAFMITHYPNAYGEDRTLGTNPIRQKLDNLNNAGSLYGSIIYNKAPIMMRQLETVLGKDAFKEGIQEYIETFAFKNAEWGELIEILDKKSSTDIIAWSSIWVNNSSRPIFNEEITYDDNDKITSFTLTQAAEDSSEHVWSQAFDILFIYPDSSKTLSVQMTDATYQIKEAIGLPKPISIVYNSNAEGYGVFPLQEKDLDLIPILDNQVARGYSYINVYENMLNGTINPSAAIQLFSKGLNTEKNELLINLISRYTTSVFWKYLTEEQRAFYQDKITDDIWSKLHEELPASIKKTLYSTYVSMGYTNTSLENLFKIWSKELTIKNLKLNDDDYTELAMDLALYNHPKNEQILKTAEEAITNNDKLNRFKFLLPSISNNYETKKEFFESLKQEKNRAKESWVTNAMNNLNHPLHQKESLQYLRNSLDLLDEIQKTGDIFFPKRWLSSTIGNYTSLEAYEILQDYLDANPKLKPSLKSKVLQASDDLRRVQLLEKN, translated from the coding sequence ATGAGAACCCTTATTTACCTTGGTCTTGTACTATCTATACTTTGTTCATGTAAAAATGAGCAACATTCCACAACCACTCTAAAAGCTGGTGTACCTGAGGAGATGGCAATGTATAGGTCCTCTCAAATCTCAGATGTTCATTACAATTTAAGTTTTAACATTCCTGCTGAGCTAAAAGAGCCCATACCTTCTCAACTTGAATTAAATTTTAACGTAGAACAACTTCAAGAGCCGGTAATTTTAGACTTCAAAGAAGAAACCTCAAAAATAAAATCCATTTCCATAAACGGCAAAAATGCCACAATTCTTCACAAACAGGAGCACATTATACTACCCAAAGAGCATTTAATTACTGGTAAAAACACGGTTACCATTGCGTTTATAGCAGGTGAACTTTCATTAAATAGAAACGAAGATTATCTATACACCCTTCTAGTTCCAGATCGCGCTAGAACATTATTTCCATGTTTTGATCAACCCAATATTAAAGCTAGATATACCTTAAATATAACCGCGCCAAAAGATTGGCAGGTTCTATGTGGCACAAAAGAAATCAATAGCACCTCAAAGGGTGATTATATTGAGCATAAATTTGACACATCAGATCAAATGAGCACGTATTTATTTTCGTTCGTAGCAGGTAAATTTAAATCGGTGAGTAAGAAACCTGACAATATGGAAATGTCCATGTTGTATAGAGAAACCGATACCACTAAAATTCAATACAGTCTAGATTCCATTTTTGATTTACATCAGCAGTCATTATCCTTTTTAGAGGATTACACCTCATACCCTTTTCCTTTTCAAAAAATGGATTACGCGGCAATTCCAGGATTTCAATATGGAGGTATGGAGCATGTAGGAGCTATACAATATAGAGAAAGTTCATTATTCTTGGATGAAGGCGTCACAGCCAATAAAAAATTGAGCAGAGCCAAATTGATCGCCCATGAGACATCTCACATGTGGTTTGGAGATTTAGTCACAATGAACTGGTTTAATGATGTATGGATGAAAGAGGTGTTTGCAAATTTCATGTCAGATAAAATAATGAACCCCGCTTTTCCAAATATAGACCATCAGTTGGCTTTTATGATTACCCATTACCCAAATGCATATGGCGAGGATAGAACTTTAGGTACAAATCCTATTCGGCAAAAATTAGATAATCTTAATAACGCCGGCTCTCTGTACGGAAGCATCATATATAATAAAGCCCCCATAATGATGCGCCAATTAGAAACCGTATTAGGCAAAGATGCGTTTAAAGAAGGAATACAGGAGTATATAGAAACTTTTGCTTTTAAAAATGCCGAATGGGGCGAACTAATTGAAATTCTTGATAAAAAATCGTCAACAGATATTATAGCTTGGAGTTCTATTTGGGTAAATAATTCCAGTAGACCAATATTCAACGAGGAAATTACCTACGATGATAATGACAAAATAACCTCATTCACTCTGACACAAGCAGCAGAAGACAGTTCTGAACATGTATGGTCACAAGCTTTTGATATATTATTTATATATCCCGACAGCTCTAAAACCCTTAGCGTACAAATGACCGATGCCACATATCAAATAAAGGAAGCGATTGGCTTACCCAAGCCAATTTCGATTGTCTACAACTCAAATGCCGAAGGGTATGGTGTTTTCCCACTGCAAGAGAAAGATCTTGACCTTATACCTATATTAGATAATCAAGTTGCCCGTGGCTATTCCTATATTAATGTTTATGAAAACATGTTGAATGGCACAATTAATCCAAGCGCAGCTATACAACTATTTTCAAAAGGACTGAACACCGAAAAAAATGAGTTGCTCATTAATCTTATTTCCAGATATACAACTTCTGTTTTTTGGAAGTATCTTACAGAAGAACAACGTGCTTTTTACCAAGATAAAATTACTGATGATATATGGTCAAAATTACATGAAGAATTACCTGCCAGTATTAAAAAAACACTGTATTCAACCTATGTATCCATGGGTTACACCAATACATCTTTAGAAAATTTATTCAAAATATGGAGTAAAGAACTAACCATCAAAAATTTAAAGCTCAATGATGATGATTATACTGAATTAGCTATGGACCTAGCTTTATACAATCATCCAAAAAATGAGCAAATCCTTAAAACAGCAGAAGAAGCAATAACCAACAACGACAAACTTAATAGATTTAAGTTTCTACTTCCTTCTATCTCGAATAATTACGAAACAAAAAAGGAATTTTTCGAATCGCTTAAACAAGAAAAAAATAGAGCAAAAGAATCGTGGGTTACAAATGCCATGAATAACTTAAACCATCCGTTACATCAAAAGGAATCTTTACAATATTTAAGGAACAGCCTTGACCTATTGGATGAAATTCAAAAAACCGGCGATATTTTCTTTCCAAAGAGATGGCTAAGCAGTACCATTGGCAATTATACTTCTTTAGAGGCATATGAAATTTTACAAGACTATTTAGATGCCAATCCAAAGTTAAAACCTTCCTTAAAATCAAAAGTGCTGCAAGCCTCAGATGATTTAAGAAGAGTTCAACTTCTAGAAAAGAATTAG